A region from the Triticum aestivum cultivar Chinese Spring chromosome 3D, IWGSC CS RefSeq v2.1, whole genome shotgun sequence genome encodes:
- the LOC123078306 gene encoding uncharacterized protein isoform X1 codes for MARYIVWLKQFKTFEDKSRAIRFDTGVDRKLSKMIMKWRRPGQMIAVGKPEYKTIIERSLGIPCLFDEIVMEVMWGVKNIMHSLVPEEKSELTWEDRLPMSQGLKMFLTRKGFDVKPEMVNERIVLSACALYDCDFIEKKHYTSLKRAGEDLKDVSGINAQDWSLLKLATALMIICFSEEEVLVGDPKEMFTVDELSKFQDDSQKYNDKISKYPCWRIYEEIVCAYEARAANKILLASFFKEATEAHEEAHKTT; via the exons ATTGTTTGGCTCAAACAATTCAAAACCTTTGAGGACAAGTCCCGTGCCATTAGGTTTGATACTGGTGTTGACAGAAAACTTTCTAAGATGATCATGAAGTGGCGCCGTCCTGGGCAGATGATAGCTGTTGGGAAACCCGAGTATAAAACAATAATAGAAAGGAGCTTG GGTATACCCTGCCTTTTTGATGAAATTGTGATGGAGGTAATGTGGGGTGTGAAGAATATCATGCATAGTTTAGTGCCTGAAGAAAAATCAGAACttacttgggaggaccgcctcccCATGAGCCAAGGACTAAAAATGTTCTTGACTCGCAAAGGCTTTGATGTCAAACCAGAGATG GTTAATGAGCGCATTGTTTTGTCAGCATGTGCCTTGTATGATTGCGATTTTATTGAGAAGAAACATTACACATCTTTGAAACGTGCTGGTGAGGACCTTAAGGATGTGTCTGGCATTAACGCCCAGGATTGGAGCTTACTGAAACTTGCAACAGCTCTGATGATTATATGTTTTTCTGAAGAAGAAGTTCTAGTTGGTGATCCGAAAGAG ATGTTTACAGTTGACGAGCTGTCGAAGTTCCAGGATGACTCACAGAAATACAATGACAAGATCTCAAAGTACCCATGCTGGAGAATCTACGAAGAAATAGTGTGTGCCTATGAAGCAAGAGCAGCAAATAAAATACTATTGGCCTCCTTTTTTAAGGAGGCTACagaagcacatgaagaagctcatAAGACTACCTGA
- the LOC123078306 gene encoding uncharacterized protein isoform X2: MIMKWRRPGQMIAVGKPEYKTIIERSLGIPCLFDEIVMEVMWGVKNIMHSLVPEEKSELTWEDRLPMSQGLKMFLTRKGFDVKPEMVNERIVLSACALYDCDFIEKKHYTSLKRAGEDLKDVSGINAQDWSLLKLATALMIICFSEEEVLVGDPKEMFTVDELSKFQDDSQKYNDKISKYPCWRIYEEIVCAYEARAANKILLASFFKEATEAHEEAHKTT; encoded by the exons ATGATCATGAAGTGGCGCCGTCCTGGGCAGATGATAGCTGTTGGGAAACCCGAGTATAAAACAATAATAGAAAGGAGCTTG GGTATACCCTGCCTTTTTGATGAAATTGTGATGGAGGTAATGTGGGGTGTGAAGAATATCATGCATAGTTTAGTGCCTGAAGAAAAATCAGAACttacttgggaggaccgcctcccCATGAGCCAAGGACTAAAAATGTTCTTGACTCGCAAAGGCTTTGATGTCAAACCAGAGATG GTTAATGAGCGCATTGTTTTGTCAGCATGTGCCTTGTATGATTGCGATTTTATTGAGAAGAAACATTACACATCTTTGAAACGTGCTGGTGAGGACCTTAAGGATGTGTCTGGCATTAACGCCCAGGATTGGAGCTTACTGAAACTTGCAACAGCTCTGATGATTATATGTTTTTCTGAAGAAGAAGTTCTAGTTGGTGATCCGAAAGAG ATGTTTACAGTTGACGAGCTGTCGAAGTTCCAGGATGACTCACAGAAATACAATGACAAGATCTCAAAGTACCCATGCTGGAGAATCTACGAAGAAATAGTGTGTGCCTATGAAGCAAGAGCAGCAAATAAAATACTATTGGCCTCCTTTTTTAAGGAGGCTACagaagcacatgaagaagctcatAAGACTACCTGA